The Oryza glaberrima chromosome 9, OglaRS2, whole genome shotgun sequence genome includes a window with the following:
- the LOC127784599 gene encoding U-box domain-containing protein 33-like, with the protein MATAVSPSPYPGDSPEPSFSGEKVYVAVGEESSRGTLLWALHKFPQGTAFVLLHVYSPPNFLPILGAKIPAGQLREQELIAHKKMNLQRISDNLDQYQLICAQQKVQAEKLVVESDDVAYGLVDVISEHNVSMLVMGAADDKHYTKKMKVLKSRKARVVEQHADHFCKIWFICKGTLVYCRKAAPFGHDVMQDCRQSATSAQCSVERSSSLSEIWCVSNTWLHKLNLEPHIETTSSDRYSDKEKEDTKERGESDNELQHIPMQLERVRQEAYEEKCRREKAEQELFEALQKVQVSENLYFGELKQKNEIEVKLATTMEEVDRLARTADELAAKFQEQCEKILVLEKRSAHSDRIIKDLMLQRDKAVREAEAIRVKNGESTAIADRTIPITELSISEIKEATSNFDHSSKVGESVYGSVYKGLLRQTNVAVKKLNPESTESLSQFSHEVEILSRVRHPNLVTLIGACKDARALVYEYMPNGSLDDRLACKDNSKPLSWQLRTRIASNICSALIFLHSNKPHSIVHSDLKASNILLDGNNVAKLSGFGVCRMLTDEFKATTTLYRHTHPKGTFVYIDPEYAISGDLTPLSDVYSFGIILLRLLTGRSGFGLLKDVQRAVAKGCLQAILDSSAGDWPLMHAEQLSRVGLRCCEIRRKNRPDLQTEVWTVLEPMLRSASSMLCSLSFKSVSEDFGNVPSYFICPIQQDVMRDPLIAADGFTYEAEAIREWFDSGHYTSPMTNLDLPHRDLLPNHALRSAIQEWLQSNAD; encoded by the exons ATGGCCACGGCGGTCTCCCCCTCTCCGTACCCCGGTGATTCGCCGGAGCCGTCCTTCTCCGGCGAGAAGGTGTAcgtggcggtgggggaggagtcCAGCAGGGGCACGCTGCTGTGGGCGCTGCACAAGTTCCCCCAAGGCACCGCCTTCGTGCTGCTCCATGTCTACTCCCCTCCCAACTTCCTCCCCATCC TCGGAGCCAAGATTCCCGCCGGCCAGCTGCGAGAGCAGGAGCTGATTGCACACAAGAAGATGAACCTGCAAAGAATCAGTGACAACTTGGATCAATACCAACTCATATGCGCGCAGCAGAAG GTACAAGCTGAGAAATTGGTGGTTGAATCAGATGATGTTGCATACGGATTGGTGGACGTCATCTCTGAGCATAATGTTTCCATGCTTGTAATGGGGGCCGCAGATGATAAGCACTATACAAA GAAAATGAAGGTTCTGAAATCCAGGAAAGCACGAGTTGTAGAACAGCATGCAGATCATTTCTGCAAAATATGGTTCATTTGCAAAGGCACACTGGTATACTGTAG GAAGGCTGCTCCCTTTGGCCATGACGTGATGCAGGACTGTAGGCAAAGTGCTACTTCTGCACAATGTTCAGTGGAGAGATCGAGTAGCTTGTCAGAGATTTGGTGTGTTTCAAACACATGGCTACACAAACTAAACCTCGAACCACATATCGAGACAACTAGTTCAGACAGATACTCTGATAAGGAAAAG GAAGATACTAAAGAGCGTGGTGAGTCTGACAATGAGCTCCAGCATATACCCATGCAGTTAGAGAGAGTAAGACAAGAAGCTTATGAGGAGAAATGTAGGCGTGAGAAAGCAGAGCAGGAGTTATTTGAGGCTCTCCAGAAA GTGCAGGTATCAGAGAATTTGTACTTTGGAGAACTGAAGCAAAAGAATGAAATAGAGGTAAAATTGGCAACAACAATGGAGGAAGTTGACAGGCTTGCAAGAACAGCTGATGAACTTGCTGCAAAATTTCAAGAGCAATGTGAGAAGATATTGGTCCTAGAGAAGCGAAGCGCCCATTCTGACCGTATTATCAAGGATCTTATGTTGCAGCGTGACAAAGCAGTAAGAGAGGCAGAAGCAATACGTGTAAAAAATGGAGAGTCTACTGCAATTGCGGATAGAACAATTCCCATTACAGAGCTATCGATATCAGAGATTAAGGAGGCAACCAGCAACTTTGATCACTCATCGAAGGTTGGGGAAAGTGTTTATGGAAGTGTATATAAGGGACTTCTTCGGCAAACAAATGTGGCTGTAAAGAAGTTGAATCCTGAAAGCACAGAGTCACTGTCACAATTCAGTCATGAG GTGGAAATCCTTAGCAGGGTGCGACATCCGAATCTTGTAACTCTTATAGGGGCATGCAAGGATGCCCGAGCTCTTGTCTATGAATACATGCCCAATGGAAGCTTAGATGACCGCTTGGCTTGCAAGGACAATTCAAAGCCTCTTAGTTGGCAGTTGCGTACCCGCATCGCTTCCAATATTTGTTCTGCACTGATTTTTCTCCATTCCAATAAACCCCACAGCATTGTTCACAGTGACTTGAAAGCATCTAACATTCTTCTTGATGGAAATAATGTGGCTAAGCTTAGTGGTTTTGGTGTGTGCCGAATGTTAACTGATGAATTCAAGGCCACAACCACTCTATACCGCCATACCCACCCAAAAGGAACTTTTGTGTACATTGATCCTGAATACGCTATTTCTGGTGATCTGACACCCCTATCTGATGTATATTCTTTTGGTATCATACTCCTGCGACTCTTGACTGGAAGATCAGGATTTGGTCTTTTGAAAGATGTGCAACGGGCAGTAGCAAAGGGTTGCTTGCAAGCAATATTGGATTCATCAGCTGGAGACTGGCCTCTTATGCATGCTGAGCAGTTGTCTCGGGTAGGCCTAAGATGCTGTGAAATCAGAAGAAAAAACCGTCCTGACCTGCAAACAGAGGTTTGGACAGTACTTGAACCAATGTTGAGGTCTGCTTCCTCTATGCTATGTTCATTATCATTTAAATCAGTATCTGAAGACTTTGGTAATGTGCCATCCTACTTCATCTGTCCAATACAACAG GATGTCATGAGGGACCCTTTAATTGCTGCAGATGGTTTCACCTACGAAGCAGAGGCTATAAGAGAGTGGTTTGATAGTGGTCACTATACATCACCCATGACAAACCTCGATCTACCACACCGTGATCTTTTGCCGAACCATGCCCTCCGTTCTGCAATTCAAGAATGGCTTCAGTCAAATGCAGATTAA
- the LOC127784600 gene encoding U-box domain-containing protein 33-like isoform X2: protein MDEEEIHIAVGKNFRKEKANILWAAARFPRATIVLVHVHWPSKWMPFMGGKVLYKFADEKEKEMHRAKETDAMVKMLSQYKNLCGSRKVRAHYLSHDDVLAGVVNLIKKLKIKRIIIGSRSMSKEAMLRKCCQVWVVINGKHMCTSNDHLEHTGSIGYGGSAESLASVHELSDDSNGYTTPPSDFADEIMYDDGVIQMDGADELATETETEDEESIETGELNSYEEEGEHSSGETAHRTDEIQSFRSTTERAEELMEEIDKLQRKLKELQEEDDRSILSPRQKAAAASLKKEKRLSTGRYPELQLPQHISRFSMSMISKATGNFCSGNLIGEGGYGPVYKGKLGGVAVAIKLLRPHGRQGFPEYKQEVVVLSRMEHPHIVRLMGVCPESCGLVYEHLPNGTLLDTLSNSKSLSWKDRVRILGEQRSALAYLHSCRPHAIIHADLKLTNILLDAANSSRLGDFGTARAVHVKPLQDQADTICRRTNPMGTTGYMDPVFFVTGELTAESDVYAFGVVVLQVLTGLLDLNIADQVREALKMDAVHSVLDASAGSWPEVQAEKLLRLALRCCSLERKRRPAITCDAEWRSLDIMLRMANSPSKSRKWTSISIHAT from the exons ATGGATGAGGAAGAGATTCATATTGCGGTTGGGAAGAACTTCAGAAAGGAGAAGGCTAACATCTTATGGGCTGCTGCAAGGTTCCCAAGGGCCACTATAGTTCTTGTTCATGTTCACTGGCCTTCCAAGTGGATGCCCTTCA TGGGTGGCAAAGTTCTATATAAGTTTGCAGATGAAAAGGAGAAGGAGATGCATCGAGCCAAAGAAACGGATGCGATGGTCAAGATGTTGTCACAATACAAAAACCTTTGTGGATCAAGAAAG GTTAGGGCACATTACCTTTCACACGATGATGTTCTTGCTGGTGTTGTGAATCTGATAAAGAAGCTCAAAATTAAGAGAATTATCATTGGTTCAAG GAGCATGTCAAAGGAAGCGATGCTGCGCAAATGCTGTCAGGTTTGGGTGGTTATCAATGGAAAACACATGTGTACTAG CAATGATCATCTGGAACATACCGGGAGCATTGGATATGGAGGGAGCGCTGAATCTTTGGCATCTGTACATGAGCTGAGCGATGATTCAAATGGCTACACAACACCACCAAGTGATTTT GCAGATGAAATCATGTATGATGATGGGGTTATTCAAATGGATGGTGCTGATGAATTGGCAACG GAAACCGAAACAGAGGATGAGGAAAGCATAGAAACAGGGGAACTAAATTCTtatgaggaggagggggagcacTCTTCCGGAGAGACTGCTCATAGAACTGATGAGATACAGAGTTTTAGAAGTACAACTGAAAGAGCTGAAGAACTGATG GAAGAAATAGACAAACTCCAAAGGAAACTGAAAGAGCTGCAAGAAGAGGATGATAGGAGCATCTTGTCACCTAGGCAaaaggctgctgctgcttcactgaagaaggagaagaggctATCAACAGGAAGATACCCAGAGCTGCAACTTCCACAACATATCTCACGGTTCTCCATGTCGATGATCAGTAAAGCAACGGGCAACTTCTGCTCAGGAAACCTGATAGGTGAAGGAGGCTATGGGCCAGTGTACAAGGGAAAACTGGGTGGCGTGGCAGTGGCCATCAAGCTGCTGAGACCCCATGGCAGGCAAGGATTCCCAGAGTACAAGCAGGAG GTTGTGGTGCTGAGTAGAATGGAGCATCCGCACATAGTGAGGCTCATGGGCGTGTGCCCGGAGTCATGCGGGCTGGTGTACGAGCACCTGCCCAATGGCACCCTCTTGGACACCCTCTCCAACTCCAAGAGTCTGTCATGGAAGGATCGCGTGAGGATCCTCGGCGAGCAGCGTTCCGCGCTGGCCTACCTCCATTCCTGCCGCCCCCACGCCATCATCCACGCCGACCTCAAGCTCaccaacatcctcctcgacgccgccaaCTCCAGCCGCCTCGGCGACTTCGGCACGGCGCGCGCGGTGCACGTCAAGCCGCTGCAGGACCAGGCGGACACCATCTGCCGCCGCACCAACCCCATGGGCACCACCGGCTACATGGACCCCGTCTTCTTCGTCACCGGCGAGCTCACCGCCGAGTCCGACGTCTACGCCttcggcgtcgtcgtcctccaggTGCTCACCGGACTGCTCGACCTCAACATCGCCGACCAGGTGCGCGAGGCCCTCAAGATGGACGCCGTCCACTCCGTGCTGGACGCCTCCGCCGGGAGCTGGCCGGAGGTGCAGGCCGAGAAGCTGCTCCGCCTGGCGCTGCGCTGCTGCAGCCTGGAGAGGAAGCGGCGACCGGCGATCACGTGCGACGCTGAGTGGAGGTCGCTTGACATTATGCTCCGCATGGCAAATTCACCATCTAAATCTCGGAAATGGACTTCTATTTCTATTCATGCAACCTAG
- the LOC127784600 gene encoding U-box domain-containing protein 33-like isoform X1, translated as MDEEEIHIAVGKNFRKEKANILWAAARFPRATIVLVHVHWPSKWMPFMGGKVLYKFADEKEKEMHRAKETDAMVKMLSQYKNLCGSRKVRAHYLSHDDVLAGVVNLIKKLKIKRIIIGSRSMSKEAMLRKCCQVWVVINGKHMCTSNDHLEHTGSIGYGGSAESLASVHELSDDSNGYTTPPSDFADEIMYDDGVIQMDGADELATCDVQETETEDEESIETGELNSYEEEGEHSSGETAHRTDEIQSFRSTTERAEELMEEIDKLQRKLKELQEEDDRSILSPRQKAAAASLKKEKRLSTGRYPELQLPQHISRFSMSMISKATGNFCSGNLIGEGGYGPVYKGKLGGVAVAIKLLRPHGRQGFPEYKQEVVVLSRMEHPHIVRLMGVCPESCGLVYEHLPNGTLLDTLSNSKSLSWKDRVRILGEQRSALAYLHSCRPHAIIHADLKLTNILLDAANSSRLGDFGTARAVHVKPLQDQADTICRRTNPMGTTGYMDPVFFVTGELTAESDVYAFGVVVLQVLTGLLDLNIADQVREALKMDAVHSVLDASAGSWPEVQAEKLLRLALRCCSLERKRRPAITCDAEWRSLDIMLRMANSPSKSRKWTSISIHAT; from the exons ATGGATGAGGAAGAGATTCATATTGCGGTTGGGAAGAACTTCAGAAAGGAGAAGGCTAACATCTTATGGGCTGCTGCAAGGTTCCCAAGGGCCACTATAGTTCTTGTTCATGTTCACTGGCCTTCCAAGTGGATGCCCTTCA TGGGTGGCAAAGTTCTATATAAGTTTGCAGATGAAAAGGAGAAGGAGATGCATCGAGCCAAAGAAACGGATGCGATGGTCAAGATGTTGTCACAATACAAAAACCTTTGTGGATCAAGAAAG GTTAGGGCACATTACCTTTCACACGATGATGTTCTTGCTGGTGTTGTGAATCTGATAAAGAAGCTCAAAATTAAGAGAATTATCATTGGTTCAAG GAGCATGTCAAAGGAAGCGATGCTGCGCAAATGCTGTCAGGTTTGGGTGGTTATCAATGGAAAACACATGTGTACTAG CAATGATCATCTGGAACATACCGGGAGCATTGGATATGGAGGGAGCGCTGAATCTTTGGCATCTGTACATGAGCTGAGCGATGATTCAAATGGCTACACAACACCACCAAGTGATTTT GCAGATGAAATCATGTATGATGATGGGGTTATTCAAATGGATGGTGCTGATGAATTGGCAACG TGTGATGTGCAGGAAACCGAAACAGAGGATGAGGAAAGCATAGAAACAGGGGAACTAAATTCTtatgaggaggagggggagcacTCTTCCGGAGAGACTGCTCATAGAACTGATGAGATACAGAGTTTTAGAAGTACAACTGAAAGAGCTGAAGAACTGATG GAAGAAATAGACAAACTCCAAAGGAAACTGAAAGAGCTGCAAGAAGAGGATGATAGGAGCATCTTGTCACCTAGGCAaaaggctgctgctgcttcactgaagaaggagaagaggctATCAACAGGAAGATACCCAGAGCTGCAACTTCCACAACATATCTCACGGTTCTCCATGTCGATGATCAGTAAAGCAACGGGCAACTTCTGCTCAGGAAACCTGATAGGTGAAGGAGGCTATGGGCCAGTGTACAAGGGAAAACTGGGTGGCGTGGCAGTGGCCATCAAGCTGCTGAGACCCCATGGCAGGCAAGGATTCCCAGAGTACAAGCAGGAG GTTGTGGTGCTGAGTAGAATGGAGCATCCGCACATAGTGAGGCTCATGGGCGTGTGCCCGGAGTCATGCGGGCTGGTGTACGAGCACCTGCCCAATGGCACCCTCTTGGACACCCTCTCCAACTCCAAGAGTCTGTCATGGAAGGATCGCGTGAGGATCCTCGGCGAGCAGCGTTCCGCGCTGGCCTACCTCCATTCCTGCCGCCCCCACGCCATCATCCACGCCGACCTCAAGCTCaccaacatcctcctcgacgccgccaaCTCCAGCCGCCTCGGCGACTTCGGCACGGCGCGCGCGGTGCACGTCAAGCCGCTGCAGGACCAGGCGGACACCATCTGCCGCCGCACCAACCCCATGGGCACCACCGGCTACATGGACCCCGTCTTCTTCGTCACCGGCGAGCTCACCGCCGAGTCCGACGTCTACGCCttcggcgtcgtcgtcctccaggTGCTCACCGGACTGCTCGACCTCAACATCGCCGACCAGGTGCGCGAGGCCCTCAAGATGGACGCCGTCCACTCCGTGCTGGACGCCTCCGCCGGGAGCTGGCCGGAGGTGCAGGCCGAGAAGCTGCTCCGCCTGGCGCTGCGCTGCTGCAGCCTGGAGAGGAAGCGGCGACCGGCGATCACGTGCGACGCTGAGTGGAGGTCGCTTGACATTATGCTCCGCATGGCAAATTCACCATCTAAATCTCGGAAATGGACTTCTATTTCTATTCATGCAACCTAG
- the LOC127783508 gene encoding uncharacterized protein LOC127783508, protein MPNVRSSPVADLPGWPLFSPPKLQLQKCTKCPREFCSSINYRRHTRVHRRTLQIEKDFLKNRDNIAAFWDKLTLDQAKTILSLADVDIEGVTGPSILAALSTWMCKPGYASLPLPYARAGNQLLDLIETTASRLPVSSNELFSMLDEASENTFLSTNPTACIQKFIFNGEADKVAPELKNAVACTSYMLEQKLVEAWSADKAAEALRCQKLLVEEEEAAQKRQAELIERKRMKKLRQKEQRLKDLKDEDVTDRFPGSVDGTTDSSGILSLKEATSDPGLYEQEDAQLPTPVASEDNSSFADLPVEHDIQDPGHEVNPSVTLNQQVFSRHRVGRTENFAQNSFASGGSAIGSKHPASVRHSHYRGANAGAVSNRNKTWTWKVRTEIEEHSPKDELNIDDGQEIVLNKKSRVLIGSISVAIEDGNECLEDNQYSKEYPTPASQLNIGNHPVTKVMQPFNHGEEGNGYNAHNDVEVSITPTAQDHSSSGVMTDGNNCSSCCNAGLAEGGGLRGAIFSSKEAAAFLSQSNYLSGSCTLSIAGGLLGRGNSDCVVPPTHLAVARRRERLMMSSWLFRRSGPSGFSWASTADQVTAGLSAAGLTAIVTGASSGIGAETARVLAIRGAHVVMAVRNLAAAQPLDLASMDSVRAFASDFAAKGLPLNILINNAGVMATPFSLSKDGIELQFATNHVGHFLLTHLLLETMKKTSRESNVEGRIVNVSSEGHRFAYREGIRFAKINDESEYNSIGAYGQSKLANILHANELARRFKDEGVNITANSLHPGSIITNLLRHHSILDVLHRTLGKLVLKNAQQGAATTCYVALHPQVKGVSGKYFSDSNVNEASEKGNDMELAKRLWEYSIELIT, encoded by the exons ATGCCCAACGTTAGGTCCTCCCCTGTCGCAGATCTTCCTGGATGGCCATTGTTTTCGCCTCCTAAGCTTCAGTTGCAAAAGTGTACCAAGTGTCCCAGGGAATTTTGCTCCTCAATCAACTACAGGCGCCATACCCGTGTTCACCGCCGAACTCTCCAAATTGAAAAG GATTTCCTGAAGAACAGAGACAATATTGCTGCATTCTGGGACAAA CTTACGTTGGATCAGGCCAAAACAATTTTGTCCTTGGCAGATGTGGATATAGAG GGTGTCACTGGTCCTTCCATTTTAGCAGCACTGTCCACATGGATGTGTAAGCCGGGGTATGCTTCATTACCGCTGCCATATGCCAGAGCTGGCAATCAACTTCTG GACCTAATTGAAACAACAGCTTCAAGGTTACCTGTATCATCGAATGAACTATTTAGCATGCTTGACGAAGCAAGTGAGAATACGTTTCTCTCTACTAACCCAACCGCCTGTATACAAAAGTTTATATTTAACGGGGAGGCTGACAAAGTTGCACCTGAGTTGAAAAATGCTGTTGCATGCACTAGTTACATGCTTGAACAAAAACTG GTCGAAGCATGGTCTGCTGATAAGGCTGCTGAAGCATTAAGATGCCAGAAGTTGCTcgtggaggaagaggaagctGCTCAGAAAAG GCAAGCTGAACTGATAGAAAGGAAACGGATGAAGAAACTGAGGCAGAAAGAACAGAGATTGAAAGATTTGAAGGATGAGGATGTCACAGACCGTTTTCCTGGATCTGTGGATGGGACAACAGATTCTTCTGGAATACTAAGTCTGAAGGAAGCCACTTCGGATCCTGGCCTTTATGAGCAAGAAGATGCACAGTTGCCAACGCCAGTGGCTTCGGAAGATAATAGTAGTTTTGCTGACCTACCTGTAGAACATGACATTCAGGATCCAGGCCATGAAGTGAATCCAAGTGTTACTTTGAATCAACAAGTCTTTTCAAGACATCGTGTAGGAAGAACAGAAAACTTTGCCCAAAATAGCTTTGCCTCTGGTGGTTCTGCAATTGGTTCAAAGCATCCAGCTTCAGTAAGGCATTCACATTACAGGGGTGCAAATGCCGGTGCAGTGTCAAATAGAAACAAAACATGGACATGGAAAGTGCGAACTGAGATTGAAGAGCACAGCCCAAAAGATGAGTTGAATATAGATGATGGGCAAGAGATTGTTCTGAACAAGAAGTCTCGTGTATTAATAGGATCCATAAGTGTTGCCATTGAAGACGGCAACGAATGCTTGGAGGATAACCAATATTCCAAGGAATACCCGACTCCTGCTTCTCAATTGAATATTGGCAACCATCCTGTAACGAAGGTGATGCAGCCATTTAACCATGGAGAAGAGGGAAACGGATACAATGCTCATAATGATGTTGAAGTTAGTATTACTCCAACAGCACAGGATCATTCTTCATCCGGCGTTATGACCGATGGAAACAATTGTTCAAGCTGCTGCAATGCAGGGTTGGCAGAGGGTGGAGGCTTACGAGGCGCCATCTTTTCCAGTAAAGAAGCAGCTGCCTTCCTTTCTCAAAGTAATTATCTTTCTGGTTCTTGCACTCTTTCAATTGCTGGTGGTT TACTAGGACGAGGCAACAGCGACTGCGTTGTCCCACCCACACATCTTGCGGTTgcgcggcggagagagagattgatgaTGTCTTCTTGGTTGTTCCGGCGGAGTGGGCCCTCGGGCTTCTCGTGGGCCTCCACCGCCGACCAAGTCACCGCCgggctctccgccgccggcctcacCGCCATCGTCACCGGCGCCTCCAGCGGCATCGGCGCCGAGACGGCTCGCGTCCTCGCCATCCGCGGGGCACACGTCGTCATGGCCGTccgcaacctcgccgccgcgcagccc CTCGACCTCGCCTCCATGGACTCCGTCCGCGCCTTCGCCTCCGACTTCGCCGCCAAGGGCCTCCCCCTCAATATCCTCAT CAACAATGCAGGGGTGATGGCaactcctttctctctctcaaagGATGGTATCGAGTTGCAATTTGCCACTAACCATGTTG GTCATTTTCTTTTGACTCATCTTCTCTTGGAGACAATGAAAAAGACCTCTCGTGAATCAAATGTGGAAGGAAGAATCGTTAATGTTTCATCAGAGGGGCACAGGTTTGCATATCGGGAAGGCATCCGCTTTGCCAAGATAAATGACGAGTCGGA GTACAACTCCATTGGAGCATATGGGCAGTCAAAGCTTGCAAACATTTTGCATGCGAATGAACTTGCTAGGAGATTTAAG GATGAGGGTGTCAACATAACTGCAAATTCTCTTCATCCTGGATCTATCATCACGAACCTTCTTCGTCACCACAGTATCCTAGATG TTCTCCATCGGACACTTGGTAAATTGGTGCTTAAAAATGCTCAGCAG GGGGCGGCCACCACTTGTTATGTTGCATTGCACCCACAGGTGAAGGGTGTGTCCGGGAAGTACTTCAGTGACAGCAATGTGAACGAGGCGAGTGAGAAAGGCAATGACATGGAGCTGGCCAAGAGGCTGTGGGAGTACAGCATCGAGCTCATCACCTGA
- the LOC127783507 gene encoding probable anion transporter 4, chloroplastic: MAMGAVLSSRTFASPLSSSGKQHPPQNNKCTCSSPPTRDKFSRLTTRTTIFQVSNYSRSTSMERFQLSARFHQPVVDSSTNYLTRWFYNANLKRRRIECFLTSDPINTGWLKPRRWDNFTSLDTACVQPDYKIPVRTRADCKAEQYEITGSPLSPSDVPAEAVLIGDTNEISPWWQQFPKRWTVVLLCFFSFLLCNMDRVNMSIAILPMSSEFGWSPATVGLIQSSFFWGYLLTQILGGIWADRFGGKVVLGFGVVWWSIATVLTPLAAKIGLPFLLVMRAFMGIGEGVAMPAMNNILSKWVPVSERSRSLALVYSGMYLGSVTGLAFSPLLISRFGWPSVFYAFGSLGSVWFALWQRKAHSSPSEDPELSKAEKRYILGGSTLKEPVTSIPWKLILSKPPVWALIVSHFCHNWGTFILLTWMPTYYNQVLKFNLTESGLLCVLPWLTMAIFANIGGWIADTLVGRGVSITNVRKIMQSIGFLGPALFLTLLSKVQTPAMAVLCMACSQGSDAFSQSGLYSNHQDIGPRYAGVLLGLSNTAGVLAGVFGTAATGYILQKGSWDSVFQVAVVLYIVGTVVWNVFSTGEKVLE; the protein is encoded by the exons ATGGCTATGGGGGCCGTGCTCTCCAGCAGAACCTTCGCCTCTCCACTCTCCTCCTCAG GAAAGCAGCATCCACCACAAAACAACAAGTGCACCTGTTCCTCACCTCCCACCCGAGATAAATTTAGTCGACTCACTACTAGGACCACCATTTTCCAAGTCTCTAACTATTCCAGGAGCACTTCAATGGAAAGATTTCAACTTTCTGCCCGATTCCACCAGCCTGTGGTTGACTCTTCTACAAACTACCTCACCAGGTGGTTTTACAATGCAAACCTCAAGAGGCGGCGGATTGAATGCTTTCTCACTTCGGATCCAATAAACACTGGTTGGCTAAAACCAAGAAGGTGGGACAACTTCACTAGTTTGGACACTGCTTGTGTCCAGCCAGACTACAAAATTCCGGTGAGAACACGCGCCGACTGTAAAGCCGAGCAGTATGAGATAACGGGATCACCGTTGAGCCCTTCTGATGTTCCCGCCGAGGCAGTTCTCATTGGAGATACAAATGAGATTTCTCCCTGGTGGCAGCAGTTCCCTAAGCGATGGACAGTCGTTCTCTTGTgcttcttttccttccttctgtGCAACATGGATCGT GTTAATATGAGTATCGCGATCCTTCCAATGTCATCAGAATTCGGCTGGAGTCCAGCAACTGTAGGCCTAATCCAGTCCTCCTTCTTTTGGGGTTACCTTCTTACGCAG ATCCTTGGAGGTATATGGGCCGACAGGTTTGGTGGTAAGGTGGTGCTAGGATTTGGGGTTGTCTGGTGGTCAATTGCGACAGTTCTTACACCCCTTGCTGCAAAGATTGGACTTCCTTTCCTACTTGTCATGCGGGCTTTCATGGGGATAGGAGAG GGTGTTGCCATGCCAGCCATGAACAACATACTCTCCAAATGGGTTCCAGTTTCAGAGAGAAGCAGATCTCTTGCATTAGTGTACAGTGGAATGTACCTTGGTTCAGTGACTGGCCTAGCCTTTTCACCTCTCTTGATCAGCAGATTCGGTTGGCCATCTGTTTTTTACGCATTTGGGTCCCTTGGAAGCGTCTGGTTTGCACTTTGGCAAAGAAAA GCACACAGCTCCCCAAGTGAAGATCCTGAACTAAGCAAAGCCGAAAAGAGGTACATTCTAGGTGGAAGCACCTTGAAGGAGCCCGTCACCTCCATACCTTGGAAGCTAATTCTATCAAAGCCTCCAGTATGGGCTCTAATAGTATCACATTTTTGCCATAATTGGGGAACCTTCATTCTTCTAACATGGATGCCTACATACTACAACCAG GTTCTTAAGTTCAATCTTACTGAATCTGGGCTTTTGTGTGTCTTGCCATGGCTGACAATGGCTATATTTGCGAATATTGGTGGCTGGATTGCTGACACTCTTGTTGGGAGGGGGGTTTCCATAACGAATGTTCGTAAG ATCATGCAATCGATTGGTTTCCTTGGACCAGCCCTCTTCTTGACACTGCTGAGCAAAGTCCAAACTCCAGCCATGGCTGTATTGTGTATGGCATGCAGTCAG GGGAGTGATGCCTTTTCACAGTCTGGGCTATATTCGAATCACCAGGACATAGGCCCACGTTATGCA GGTGTACTTCTTGGACTGTCAAACACTGCTGGCGTGCTTGCAGGAGTTTTTGGTACT